Proteins from one Phyllobacterium zundukense genomic window:
- a CDS encoding NADH-quinone oxidoreductase subunit D: MTEHSVRNFNINFGPQHPAAHGVLRLVLELDGEVVERVDPHIGLLHRGTEKLMEAKTYLQAVPYLDRLDYVAPMNQEHAYALAIERLLEIEVPKRGQLIRVLFSEIGRILSHLLNVTTQAMDVGALTPPLWGFEEREKLMVFYERACGARMHAAYFRPGGVHQDLPDQLIEDIGKWCDPFLQTVKNLDDLITPNRIFKQRNVDIGVVKLEDAWAWGFSGVMVRGSGAAWDLRKSQPYECYSEMEFDIPIGKNGDCYDRYLIRMEEMRQSVRIMRQCVEQLLGKERIGPVSNTSAKIVPPKRGEMKRSMESLIHHFKLYTEGYRVPAGEVYAAVEAPKGEFGVFLVSDGSNKPYRVKLRAPGFAHLQAMDFMCRGHMLADVSAVLGSLDIVFGEVDR; the protein is encoded by the coding sequence ATGACTGAACATAGCGTCCGCAACTTCAATATCAATTTCGGCCCGCAGCATCCCGCGGCGCATGGCGTTTTGCGTCTTGTGCTCGAGCTTGATGGCGAAGTTGTCGAGCGTGTCGATCCGCATATCGGCCTCTTGCACCGCGGCACAGAGAAGTTGATGGAAGCCAAGACCTACTTGCAGGCTGTGCCCTATCTCGACCGCCTCGATTATGTCGCGCCGATGAACCAGGAGCACGCTTATGCACTGGCGATCGAACGACTGCTTGAGATAGAAGTGCCGAAGCGCGGACAGCTAATCCGTGTCTTGTTTTCGGAAATCGGCCGTATCTTGTCGCATCTCTTGAACGTGACCACGCAGGCCATGGACGTTGGTGCGCTGACGCCACCGCTCTGGGGTTTCGAAGAGCGCGAGAAGTTGATGGTGTTCTATGAGCGCGCTTGCGGCGCTCGTATGCACGCCGCATACTTTCGTCCGGGCGGCGTCCATCAGGATCTGCCGGACCAACTGATCGAGGATATCGGCAAATGGTGCGATCCATTCCTGCAGACGGTCAAAAATCTCGATGACTTGATTACGCCGAACCGCATTTTCAAACAGCGTAACGTCGATATCGGCGTCGTGAAGCTGGAAGATGCGTGGGCTTGGGGCTTCTCCGGCGTCATGGTTCGTGGTTCCGGTGCCGCATGGGACTTGCGCAAGTCGCAGCCCTATGAGTGCTACTCAGAAATGGAATTCGACATTCCGATCGGCAAGAATGGCGATTGTTATGATCGCTATCTGATCCGTATGGAAGAAATGCGCCAATCCGTTCGCATCATGCGCCAATGTGTGGAGCAATTGCTGGGGAAAGAGCGTATAGGACCCGTTTCGAACACCTCCGCCAAGATCGTGCCGCCAAAACGCGGCGAGATGAAGCGTTCGATGGAATCTTTGATCCATCACTTCAAGCTCTACACAGAAGGCTATCGCGTGCCAGCGGGCGAAGTGTATGCCGCCGTCGAAGCGCCTAAGGGCGAGTTCGGCGTGTTCCTCGTTTCGGATGGTTCCAACAAACCCTACCGGGTTAAGTTGCGCGCTCCGGGCTTTGCCCATCTTCAGGCCATGGATTTCATGTGCCGTGGCCACATGCTTGCCGATGTCTCTGCAGTCCTCGGCTCGCTCGATATCGTATTTGGTGAGGTTGATCGTTAA
- a CDS encoding NADH-quinone oxidoreductase subunit A: MNELLSSYLPIVIFIGVALVIGLALLVAPFLVAYSAPDPEKLSAYECGFNAFDDARMKFDVRFYLVSILFIIFDLEVAFLFPWAISFGKIGWFGFWSMMAFLGVLTIGFIYEWKKGALEWD; this comes from the coding sequence ATGAACGAGTTGTTGAGTTCCTACCTGCCCATCGTTATCTTTATCGGGGTAGCGCTGGTAATCGGTCTGGCACTGTTGGTTGCGCCTTTTCTGGTCGCATATAGTGCACCGGACCCTGAGAAATTGTCGGCCTATGAGTGCGGCTTCAACGCCTTCGACGACGCTCGTATGAAGTTCGACGTACGCTTTTATCTCGTTTCGATCCTGTTCATTATCTTCGACCTGGAAGTGGCCTTCCTTTTCCCGTGGGCAATCTCTTTCGGCAAGATTGGCTGGTTTGGCTTCTGGTCGATGATGGCCTTCTTGGGCGTCCTGACGATCGGCTTTATTTATGAGTGGAAAAAGGGAGCGCTGGAATGGGATTGA
- a CDS encoding NuoB/complex I 20 kDa subunit family protein, producing MGLTDSNTTLVAPQPKGILDPNTGKPVGSDDAFFGEINNELADKGFLVTSADALVTWARTGSLMWMTFGLACCAVEMMHTSMPRYDGERFGFAPRASPRQSDVMIVAGTLTNKMAPALRKVYDQMPEPRYVISMGSCANGGGYYHYSYSVVRGCDRVVPVDIYVPGCPPTAEALLYGVLMLQKKIRRTGTIER from the coding sequence ATGGGATTGACCGACAGCAACACTACCCTCGTAGCACCACAACCAAAGGGTATTCTTGATCCGAACACCGGCAAGCCGGTTGGTTCCGACGATGCTTTCTTCGGCGAGATCAACAATGAGCTCGCCGACAAGGGATTTCTCGTCACCTCGGCTGATGCACTGGTTACCTGGGCGCGAACCGGATCGCTGATGTGGATGACTTTCGGCCTCGCATGCTGCGCGGTCGAAATGATGCATACTTCCATGCCGCGCTATGATGGCGAACGCTTTGGCTTTGCCCCGCGCGCTTCACCGCGGCAATCGGACGTGATGATCGTTGCCGGCACGCTGACCAACAAGATGGCGCCAGCTTTGCGCAAGGTCTATGACCAGATGCCCGAGCCGCGCTATGTCATCTCTATGGGTTCCTGCGCCAACGGCGGCGGTTACTATCACTATTCTTACTCCGTGGTCCGGGGCTGCGACCGGGTGGTTCCCGTCGATATCTATGTCCCGGGTTGCCCGCCAACTGCAGAAGCGCTTTTGTATGGTGTCTTGATGCTGCAGAAGAAAATCCGCCGCACCGGCACGATCGAACGATAG
- a CDS encoding NADH-quinone oxidoreductase subunit C has product MSVEALDELFGYLKENPNLTLKSVAIAYGELTIEVEGDALLETLTFLRDDAKCQFISLIDISGVDYPSRLNRFDVVYHLLSPRQNLRIRVKTATDEDTPIPSATPVYPGADWYERETYDLYGVLFSGHPDLRRILTDYGFEGHPLRKDFPLTGFVEVRYDDEVKRVVYEPVELRQEFRNFDFQSPWEGTDYVLPGDEKAKVN; this is encoded by the coding sequence ATGTCTGTTGAAGCATTGGACGAGCTCTTCGGGTATCTCAAGGAGAATCCGAATTTGACCTTGAAATCCGTCGCCATTGCCTATGGCGAGTTGACGATCGAGGTCGAAGGTGACGCCTTGCTGGAAACGCTGACGTTCTTGCGTGACGATGCGAAATGCCAATTCATTTCGCTGATCGATATAAGTGGTGTCGATTACCCCTCGCGCCTCAACCGTTTTGACGTCGTCTATCACCTGCTTTCGCCGCGCCAGAATTTACGTATCCGCGTCAAGACAGCAACCGATGAGGATACGCCGATCCCCTCGGCAACGCCGGTTTATCCGGGCGCTGATTGGTACGAGCGCGAGACGTATGACCTCTACGGCGTATTATTCTCGGGCCACCCGGATCTCCGCCGTATCCTCACAGATTATGGATTTGAGGGTCATCCGTTGCGTAAAGACTTTCCGCTTACCGGCTTCGTTGAGGTTCGGTATGACGACGAGGTCAAACGCGTTGTCTATGAACCGGTCGAACTGAGGCAGGAGTTCCGCAATTTTGACTTCCAGTCCCCCTGGGAGGGCACCGACTATGTGCTACCGGGTGATGAAAAGGCAAAGGTGAATTGA